A part of Chiloscyllium punctatum isolate Juve2018m chromosome 27, sChiPun1.3, whole genome shotgun sequence genomic DNA contains:
- the LOC140453271 gene encoding probable G-protein coupled receptor 139, producing MAIIILSRERCGLSRCITYYLVAIAVADFFVIVMAVILNRIAGIYFRNSIWSVTPSCALSTVLVYATRDGSVWLTVAFTADRFVAICCQRLKTRYCTEKTASLVIGIVCALSCMKNIPFYFIYQPLYFLDGVAWFCDIKISYYNWPIWQTYDWLDRILTPFVPFLLILLLNALTVKHILLASRARKRLRAAENQQDPEMANRMKSIVLLFTISLSFLLLWVTYVAHFLYVQIAGEAYFTGLDFNDPQYIFQETTNMLQLLSSCTNIFIYAVTQSKFRHELKNILMHPFTALAVRFKPVKE from the coding sequence ATGGCGATCATTATCCTATCCCGTGAACGGTGCGGACTGTCCCGGTGCATCACTTACTACCTGGTGGCAATAGCAGTTGCTGATTTCTTTGTCATCGTTATGGCTGTCATCCTCAACCGGATCGCTGGTATCTACTTTCGAAACAGTATCTGGTCCGTAACGCCTTCTTGTGCACTCAGCACTGTGCTGGTGTACGCCACTCGTGATGGCTCGGTCTGGCTGACAGTGGCTTTCACCGCTGACCGTTTTGTGGCCATCTGCTGTCAGCGGCTGAAGACCAGGTActgcacagagaaaactgcatCGCTAGTCATAGGAATTGTCTGTGCCCTGAGCTGCATGAAGAACATCCCTTTCTACTTCATCTACCAACCACTGTACTTCTTGGATGGGGTGGCCTGGTTCTGTGACATTAAGATCAGCTACTACAATTGGCCAATCTGGCAGACCTATGACTGGCTGGATCGCATCTTAACCCCCTTTGTTCCATTCCTCCTTATCCtgttactcaatgccctgaccgtAAAACATATTTTGTTGGCTAGCAGAGCTCGCAAAAGACTCAGGGCTGCCGAGAATCAACAAGATCCAGAAATGGCTAATCGCATGAAGTCCATTGTCCTGCTGTTTACCATTTCTCTCAGCTTCCTTTTACTGTGGGTGACCTATGTTGCACATTTTCTTTACGTGCAGATTGCAGGTGAGGCCTACTTCACTGGTCTGGATTTCAATGATCCACAGTACATCTTTCAAGAGACGACCAATATGCTTCAACTGCTCAGCTCCTGCACTAACATCTTCATTTATGCAGTAACACAGTCCAAGTTTCGACATGAGCTGAAGAATATACTTATGCATCCTTTCACCGCTCTCGCTGTTCGCTTTAAACCAGTGAAAGAGTAA